The following are from one region of the [Synechococcus] sp. NIES-970 genome:
- a CDS encoding transcriptional regulator, AraC family: MTITLSQSEYWELWQSTENAQADISKTYQLPVQLGQGLWQEYNLRDGLNLGIENICLKENICVKQGPREHPIEYIFEQVCCRGKTEYRYTLCGSGLAPKEIYTRYRETAITGVNVHIDPALFKAWFGVEDNYLPCFDQLLRSPDTKYYEVTRPQNAAMQMTVQQILQCPFTGVTRCLYFESKMWELMVLILEDLSQEKTAIPLFACGLKEDDIERIHYGGKILREHLQNPPSLIELARAVGINDHKLKIGFRQVFKTTVFGYLHDQRLERSRQLLAAGEMTVAEAAAAVGFANRGHFAAAFRRKFGINPGLYARQKRS, translated from the coding sequence ATGACCATTACCCTTTCTCAATCAGAATATTGGGAGCTTTGGCAAAGTACAGAAAATGCCCAAGCAGACATTTCAAAAACTTACCAATTGCCTGTCCAATTAGGACAGGGACTGTGGCAAGAATATAACCTCCGAGACGGACTTAATTTAGGCATTGAAAATATCTGTCTGAAAGAGAATATTTGTGTAAAACAAGGGCCGAGGGAACATCCGATCGAATATATATTTGAGCAAGTCTGTTGCCGAGGTAAAACAGAGTATCGTTACACCCTATGTGGCAGTGGATTAGCACCAAAAGAAATCTATACAAGATATCGAGAGACGGCGATCACTGGGGTTAATGTGCATATCGATCCGGCCCTATTTAAAGCTTGGTTTGGTGTAGAAGACAATTATTTACCCTGTTTTGATCAACTATTGCGATCGCCGGATACAAAATATTATGAAGTCACTCGACCCCAGAATGCAGCAATGCAGATGACAGTGCAGCAAATCCTGCAATGTCCATTTACGGGAGTAACCCGATGCCTCTACTTCGAAAGTAAAATGTGGGAGCTTATGGTGTTAATTCTTGAAGATTTATCCCAGGAAAAAACAGCTATTCCCTTGTTTGCCTGCGGCCTTAAAGAAGATGATATTGAACGAATCCACTACGGGGGAAAAATTCTCCGGGAACATTTACAAAATCCCCCTTCTTTAATTGAACTAGCACGGGCCGTTGGCATTAATGATCATAAGTTAAAAATTGGCTTTCGTCAGGTATTTAAAACAACAGTATTTGGCTATCTCCACGACCAACGGCTTGAGAGGTCACGTCAATTGTTGGCTGCTGGTGAAATGACGGTGGCGGAGGCAGCTGCAGCGGTCGGATTTGCCAATCGCGGCCATTTTGCTGCAGCATTTCGCCGTAAGTTTGGCATCAATCCTGGCCTTTATGCGCGACAAAAAAGATCTTGA
- a CDS encoding periplasmic binding protein → MQLACFRQTIQRWLRPWLVGLISLCLVVACQSPSPQSGNPSPDCQVVNHSAGETCIPKTFERLVTLDSVSFEYAIATELQPIGTPSSNFRTALPALQTEAANIGQNGEPNLEAILQLKPDLLVGLDSHGATYAQLSRIAPTFLLKFEHSGRWKRVFQNFGEALGKADVVAEKLAAYDQRVQELQNRLGDRRADLKISVIRLYPDSTTMYLQDSFCGTVLADVGLGRPPAQAIDAATAQAQFGNPIQAVLSEELLSQIDGDVIFVWTGENTATADAEAQEKLAALKKNPLWQQLQAVQQGQVYEVPSYWIGSGPVAADAILDDLFTHLTDFFTENIAP, encoded by the coding sequence ATGCAATTAGCGTGTTTTCGGCAAACAATACAGCGTTGGCTAAGGCCCTGGCTGGTCGGCCTGATCAGTCTTTGTCTCGTAGTGGCCTGTCAGTCTCCATCCCCTCAGTCTGGGAACCCCTCTCCAGATTGCCAGGTAGTAAACCACAGTGCGGGGGAAACCTGCATTCCTAAAACCTTCGAGCGGCTGGTGACGTTAGATTCTGTGTCCTTTGAATATGCGATCGCCACGGAGCTCCAACCTATTGGTACACCTTCGAGTAATTTTCGTACGGCCCTACCTGCCCTCCAAACCGAAGCCGCCAACATTGGTCAAAATGGTGAACCCAACCTAGAAGCTATTCTTCAGCTGAAACCAGATCTATTGGTCGGCCTAGATTCCCATGGCGCCACCTATGCGCAACTGAGCCGAATTGCGCCGACTTTTCTGTTGAAATTTGAGCACAGTGGCCGCTGGAAGCGGGTATTTCAAAATTTTGGGGAAGCGCTGGGAAAAGCTGATGTGGTCGCTGAAAAGCTCGCGGCCTACGACCAGCGCGTCCAGGAGTTGCAAAATCGTTTAGGCGATCGCCGCGCCGATCTCAAAATTTCTGTGATTCGCCTCTATCCCGACAGCACCACCATGTACTTACAAGATTCCTTCTGTGGCACTGTGTTAGCCGATGTCGGATTAGGCCGTCCCCCGGCCCAGGCGATTGATGCGGCCACTGCCCAGGCGCAGTTTGGCAACCCGATCCAAGCGGTGCTCAGTGAGGAGCTCCTGTCTCAGATTGATGGTGATGTGATCTTTGTTTGGACAGGGGAAAATACGGCCACCGCCGACGCCGAAGCCCAAGAAAAATTAGCGGCCCTCAAAAAAAATCCCCTCTGGCAACAACTACAGGCAGTACAGCAAGGACAAGTCTATGAAGTGCCCAGCTACTGGATTGGCAGTGGCCCCGTGGCTGCCGATGCAATTTTAGATGATCTGTTTACTCACCTTACTGACTTTTTTACGGAGAATATCGCCCCATGA
- a CDS encoding ExbD-like protein, which translates to MRIPQEEQKSVGINIVPMIDIIFSILAYFIISTLYLTKSEGLPVNLPGATTAQQQPSTEITVTVDEAGAVFLNENPIEIGALQAGVSNLMTAPAETLVIINADESVSHGVVVTVMDELRQIEGARLAIATQRETPSVSN; encoded by the coding sequence ATGCGTATTCCCCAGGAAGAGCAAAAGTCAGTCGGCATTAACATTGTGCCGATGATTGACATTATTTTTTCGATCCTCGCTTATTTCATTATTTCGACCCTTTATTTGACAAAATCAGAGGGATTACCTGTTAATTTACCCGGTGCTACTACGGCTCAACAGCAGCCCAGCACAGAAATTACAGTGACGGTGGATGAGGCGGGGGCTGTTTTTCTGAACGAAAATCCCATTGAAATTGGGGCACTCCAGGCTGGGGTATCTAATCTGATGACGGCGCCTGCGGAAACATTGGTGATCATCAATGCGGATGAAAGTGTTAGCCATGGCGTTGTGGTGACGGTGATGGATGAGTTGCGACAGATCGAAGGGGCAAGGTTGGCGATCGCCACCCAAAGGGAAACGCCCAGTGTCTCTAACTGA
- a CDS encoding ABC transporter, transmembrane and ATP-binding domains, giving the protein MKAATRYQFLRAYLQPQKKYLLILAIALLGSIGLQVINPQIIRFFIDTALAGTSQQVLLGAAFAFIALTVVRQALAIAATYYSETIAWTVTNHLRLHLVDHCLNLDLDFHQRHSPGSLVEQVDGDVEQLSHFFSQFCLQVLGNGLLVVGILAVVWRESCLAGFTLSLFALGVLGILGSLQRLAIQPWGKYRQISAEFYGMVAEYLGGLTDLQANGATDYVQQRFYRLIRHWRQAFHRARWTSTLLWGSTVGLFTLGNVLALGVGSYLWSQQAITIGTIYLLYYYASLLQDPIERIREELEQFQQAIASLQRIQTLLQTPRPQPPNHTVSLPAVAPSLEFQQVWFRYPNGNYALRDLTFQLPAGQVLGLVGHTGSGKSTLIRLLLRLYALERGQIRFGGLDLAQVSQTELTERIGFVTQDVQLFQATVRQNLTFFNPNIQDQHILKALEELGLMPWLTALPQGLDTELSPDSSSLSAGQAQLLALARVFLKDPSLVILDEASSRLDPETEHCLTQAIQKLFKGRTGIIIAHRLRAIEQADKILVLQQGKILEYGDRLFLEADVNSHYARLLRLHHAQQLS; this is encoded by the coding sequence ATGAAGGCTGCCACCCGCTACCAATTTTTAAGGGCCTACCTCCAACCTCAAAAAAAATATCTTTTGATTTTGGCGATCGCCCTGCTGGGGAGTATCGGACTCCAGGTCATTAATCCCCAGATTATTCGTTTCTTTATTGATACTGCCCTCGCCGGAACCTCCCAACAGGTGTTACTTGGGGCGGCTTTTGCTTTTATCGCCCTCACCGTCGTACGCCAAGCTTTGGCGATCGCCGCCACCTATTACAGCGAAACCATCGCTTGGACAGTGACAAACCACCTCCGGCTGCACTTAGTTGATCATTGTCTCAATCTAGATTTGGATTTCCACCAGCGTCATTCCCCCGGTAGTCTCGTGGAGCAGGTGGACGGAGATGTGGAGCAGTTGTCCCATTTTTTCTCTCAGTTTTGTTTGCAGGTGCTGGGCAATGGCCTGTTAGTAGTGGGGATTCTCGCTGTTGTTTGGCGGGAAAGTTGCCTTGCGGGTTTTACCTTAAGCCTCTTCGCCTTGGGTGTTTTGGGGATCTTGGGGAGCCTCCAACGATTAGCGATTCAGCCCTGGGGAAAATATCGTCAAATTAGCGCCGAATTTTATGGCATGGTTGCAGAATATTTGGGGGGATTAACAGATCTCCAAGCCAACGGCGCTACTGACTATGTACAACAGCGCTTTTATCGTCTCATTCGCCACTGGCGTCAGGCTTTTCACCGGGCTCGCTGGACGAGTACCCTCCTTTGGGGCAGTACAGTGGGGCTGTTCACCTTGGGTAATGTCCTCGCTTTGGGGGTCGGTTCTTATCTTTGGTCTCAGCAGGCGATTACCATTGGGACGATTTATCTGCTCTACTATTACGCCTCTCTCCTCCAGGATCCCATTGAACGGATTCGTGAGGAATTGGAACAATTTCAACAGGCGATCGCCAGTCTCCAGCGGATCCAAACCCTACTCCAGACGCCCCGACCCCAGCCCCCGAATCACACCGTTTCCCTACCTGCTGTTGCCCCTAGTCTTGAATTTCAGCAAGTATGGTTTCGGTATCCTAATGGGAACTATGCCCTAAGGGATTTGACCTTTCAGTTACCCGCTGGCCAAGTTCTTGGTCTTGTCGGCCATACCGGGAGCGGTAAAAGTACCCTGATTCGCCTACTATTGCGGCTTTATGCCCTTGAACGGGGCCAGATCCGCTTTGGCGGCCTCGATCTGGCCCAGGTTTCCCAAACAGAACTCACCGAACGCATTGGCTTTGTTACCCAAGACGTGCAACTGTTCCAGGCCACTGTCCGCCAAAACCTCACTTTTTTTAACCCGAATATCCAAGATCAACATATTCTCAAGGCCCTAGAAGAGTTAGGTTTGATGCCCTGGCTCACTGCCTTACCCCAGGGATTGGACACGGAGCTTAGTCCTGATAGTAGTAGTCTCTCGGCGGGGCAGGCGCAATTGTTGGCTTTGGCTAGGGTTTTTCTGAAAGATCCGAGCCTTGTGATTCTCGATGAAGCCTCTTCTCGCTTAGACCCTGAGACGGAACATTGTCTCACCCAGGCGATCCAGAAACTTTTTAAGGGCCGCACCGGAATTATCATTGCCCACCGTCTCCGGGCCATTGAGCAGGCGGACAAAATCTTGGTTCTCCAACAGGGAAAAATTTTGGAATATGGCGATCGCCTGTTTTTAGAAGCTGATGTGAATTCCCACTATGCCCGCCTACTCCGGTTGCACCACGCCCAGCAATTATCCTGA
- a CDS encoding MotA/TolQ/ExbB proton channel family protein has protein sequence MNITSFFAAGGIVAYPLLLFSLAAVACIIERAIFWWRLHRRQRQIVRDALGLYRQDPDNTIKFLKRNADLPIARIFLEALDLENPNSEEFRLALESATQAEIPTLKRFNTLFETIIAVAPLLGLLGTILGLMQSFSALNIGDVGTTNTVEVTGGISEALVSTVMGLVVAIFTLLFANLFNGLYQRNLAYIQEYGGQLELLYRRFYEKEDSRPIYH, from the coding sequence ATGAACATCACTAGTTTTTTTGCAGCGGGTGGGATCGTTGCCTACCCCCTGTTACTGTTTTCCCTTGCTGCCGTTGCCTGCATCATTGAGCGAGCCATATTTTGGTGGCGTCTTCACCGCCGTCAACGCCAGATCGTTAGGGATGCCCTTGGTCTCTATCGTCAAGACCCTGACAATACAATTAAATTTCTTAAGCGCAATGCAGACTTACCCATTGCCCGTATTTTTCTCGAAGCTTTAGACTTGGAAAATCCCAATAGTGAAGAATTTCGCCTCGCCCTTGAAAGTGCAACCCAGGCAGAAATTCCCACCCTAAAACGCTTTAATACTCTGTTTGAAACAATTATTGCTGTGGCGCCATTACTCGGTCTACTCGGGACAATTCTTGGCCTGATGCAGTCTTTTTCTGCCCTCAATATCGGTGATGTCGGTACAACCAATACGGTTGAGGTGACAGGGGGGATTAGTGAAGCTCTGGTTTCGACAGTGATGGGCCTAGTTGTTGCAATTTTTACATTATTGTTTGCCAATCTATTCAATGGCTTATACCAACGCAACCTCGCTTATATCCAAGAATATGGCGGTCAACTAGAATTGCTGTATCGGCGTTTCTATGAAAAAGAAGATTCAAGGCCGATTTATCACTAG
- a CDS encoding TonB-dependent siderophore receptor, which produces MKEFRQGLGALGVASSVVLVTAQGAIAQTSISEIEIRATSSGIEILLNSDQAIAPVVNQRLEGNQLILEIENAQLAEGSITPVFTPQAGIEAVSVNQISPDLLEIVLTGETAAPFANVVSQPSGLLVQVTPDDFVENLELLVTATRTEAETAAVPRSVTVISQAEIAQQADLDRDLSSILAELVPGLSTATETSSVFGQTLRGRNVSVLIDGVPQSTNRNAQRDFRNIDPSVIERIEVVRGPSAIYGDGATGGIINIITRRGAATGVESRSTIGFDFSTTNPEDSFGYSLQHSVSGTEDKFDYVADFAISKTGGFFDAEGDRIPPDPLGQGGLADLRSINLLGKLGYNIDENQRLQFSFNYFSDQQDSDFALSRTPSGDKAEARPGLVLPDQPGTENTVVNLAYNNDDLFGSKLNSQIYYRNYSTRFYPFDDDFGTFGGEVLQSEVESEKIGGRLDFNTPLASGDRLNLLWGVDYAYEKSSQPADLFDEAVFEASDGLVFEPIGTGFLSPPTEQKNLGLFAQLNWNVTDQLVLNGGIRQEFIDVDVDDFTTLAGDDVTGGKLNYDATLFNIGAVYALNDNINVFGNFAQGFSIADVARSLRTSPGGSVENLSPEAQRVDNYELGIRGNWGNIQASLAGFYSYSDLGTTFDSAFTTIRDPQRIYGVEADLRTQLNDQLALGGTFSYIEGERDADRDGDFESGLPSFQIPPVKLTGFVEYEPITGWENRLQLLYSAGRDPKGDGFGLGEVESYLTADFISSYDTGAGKIQLGIQNLFNTQYFPVLAQVYGGSQQYAGQGRTISLSYSLDW; this is translated from the coding sequence TTGAAAGAGTTTAGACAAGGCCTTGGTGCCCTAGGGGTTGCCAGCAGTGTTGTATTGGTTACAGCGCAGGGGGCGATCGCCCAAACATCGATTAGTGAGATTGAGATCAGAGCCACATCGTCAGGGATCGAGATTTTGCTAAACAGTGACCAGGCGATCGCCCCGGTGGTAAACCAACGACTTGAGGGCAACCAGCTCATTTTAGAAATTGAAAATGCTCAACTGGCCGAGGGGAGCATTACGCCCGTTTTCACACCCCAGGCAGGGATAGAAGCGGTTAGCGTCAATCAAATATCGCCAGATCTGCTTGAAATCGTCCTCACTGGAGAAACAGCGGCGCCTTTTGCTAATGTCGTGTCCCAGCCATCTGGTTTACTCGTCCAGGTAACCCCCGATGATTTTGTTGAAAACTTAGAATTACTCGTCACTGCCACACGTACCGAAGCCGAAACTGCCGCCGTCCCCCGCTCTGTAACGGTTATTTCCCAAGCAGAAATTGCCCAGCAAGCAGATCTCGACCGGGACCTATCTAGTATTTTGGCGGAGCTTGTACCAGGACTGTCTACTGCCACAGAAACCAGTAGTGTTTTTGGGCAGACCCTCCGGGGCCGAAATGTTTCTGTCTTAATTGATGGAGTTCCCCAGAGCACAAACCGCAATGCCCAACGGGATTTCCGCAATATTGACCCCAGCGTCATTGAACGCATTGAAGTTGTCCGCGGCCCCAGTGCCATCTATGGGGATGGGGCCACCGGGGGGATTATCAATATCATCACCCGCCGAGGCGCTGCCACTGGTGTAGAATCGCGCAGTACCATCGGCTTCGATTTTTCGACCACCAATCCTGAAGATAGCTTTGGTTATTCTCTCCAGCATTCTGTTTCTGGCACAGAAGATAAGTTTGACTATGTGGCTGATTTTGCCATTTCTAAAACCGGGGGATTTTTTGATGCCGAAGGCGATCGCATTCCCCCTGATCCCCTCGGTCAAGGGGGCTTAGCAGACCTCAGAAGTATCAATCTCCTTGGGAAGCTGGGCTACAACATCGACGAGAATCAACGACTGCAGTTTAGCTTTAACTACTTTTCTGATCAGCAAGATTCTGATTTTGCTCTTTCTCGCACTCCCAGCGGCGACAAGGCAGAAGCTAGACCAGGCCTCGTTTTGCCCGATCAACCCGGTACCGAAAATACGGTGGTGAATTTGGCCTACAACAATGACGATTTGTTTGGGAGTAAACTAAATAGCCAAATATATTACCGTAACTATTCCACCCGCTTTTATCCCTTTGATGACGACTTTGGCACTTTTGGAGGGGAAGTGCTGCAATCGGAAGTGGAGTCCGAAAAAATTGGGGGCCGTTTAGATTTCAATACTCCTCTCGCATCAGGCGATCGCCTCAACTTACTCTGGGGTGTCGACTACGCCTATGAAAAATCATCTCAACCTGCTGATCTCTTCGACGAAGCGGTTTTTGAAGCCAGTGACGGCCTTGTTTTTGAGCCCATCGGCACAGGTTTTCTTTCGCCGCCCACAGAACAAAAAAACCTGGGTCTATTTGCCCAGTTAAATTGGAACGTCACTGACCAGCTCGTGCTCAATGGCGGGATTCGTCAAGAATTTATTGATGTCGATGTCGATGACTTCACCACCCTTGCAGGTGACGATGTTACCGGTGGCAAGCTGAATTACGATGCGACTCTTTTTAACATTGGCGCCGTATATGCCCTAAATGACAACATCAATGTCTTTGGTAATTTTGCCCAGGGTTTTTCGATCGCTGACGTTGCCCGTTCTCTGCGCACTTCCCCAGGCGGTAGCGTCGAAAACCTCAGTCCAGAAGCCCAACGGGTTGATAACTATGAACTGGGAATCCGAGGCAACTGGGGCAATATCCAAGCTTCCCTGGCTGGTTTCTATAGCTATTCAGATTTAGGCACAACCTTTGACAGTGCTTTCACGACAATTCGCGACCCCCAACGGATCTACGGGGTTGAAGCCGATCTACGGACTCAACTCAATGATCAGCTCGCCTTAGGGGGCACTTTTAGCTACATCGAAGGGGAACGGGATGCAGATCGCGATGGTGATTTTGAAAGTGGTTTACCCAGTTTTCAAATTCCCCCAGTGAAACTGACCGGATTTGTAGAATACGAACCGATCACAGGTTGGGAAAATCGTCTGCAATTGCTTTATTCAGCTGGTCGCGATCCCAAGGGAGATGGTTTCGGTCTTGGGGAAGTAGAAAGCTATCTGACGGCGGATTTTATTAGCAGCTATGACACTGGCGCTGGGAAAATCCAATTGGGCATTCAAAATCTGTTTAATACTCAATATTTTCCCGTGCTCGCTCAAGTTTACGGGGGTAGCCAGCAATATGCAGGCCAGGGCCGGACTATCAGCTTAAGCTACAGCTTAGATTGGTAA
- the fhuA gene encoding ferrichrome-iron receptor, with product MHHWYRFLQVTGAFALVLVTQEVSALGVAEPPPEDVVETPAAIIAQAVTVITDVAIAQTGNQVELRLSATTPLDNATVTQGAQGTEIIIPNATVIQPEVLQEFAPESGLEQIEIRNQTDNNVQILIRSGDRQIQTQLTSTATGLTLNIEPAIVAAETDGGAIEAFELVVTDTEQPYNPASATTATGLDTALRDIPQSIQVIPQAVLRDRNVTELGEALETNGSIVSRGGRGTSVFGPGFLIRGFPSGSSIFRDGIGAVSLSALDTSDIERVEILKGPASVLFGQGAPGGVINLVSKEPLAEPFIGIEASVGSFANYRGNVDLSDALTEDGSARYRLNFSYGNFGSFRDLVDGERVVLSPRLSFDLSEKTSLDLYGQYAYTRETIDEGIPFTAAGPVDVPRRRFVGEDFGEFSEQRFDVGYDLGHKVNDHLSLRHRLQFLQYRPRRYAPLYTGFDETTGDVGRLAYFAGGHYQRFFTNIEAIATFETGSVKHQVLGGIEYRNTLEQPEFQFSNDYTPINVFNPVYTGIPYAIAPEFFRDDTIKTVGVYIQDQIEFSPQFKALAGLRYDFVEQLRSTQDLGGPRNEFFQSDGALSPRLGVVYQPIEPLSLYASYSQSFEPSFGASRNGDGSTFEPERGRQWEVGVKADFSDRLSFTAAAFDIRKQNISVQDPNNPLLSIQTGEQTSRGLEFNLNGELATGWNVTAAYTLMDAFVSEDTDPAVEGQRLPNVPQNQFSLWTTYDIPQGSLEGLGFGLGFFYVGDRPGTLDNAFMVPSYFRTDAAIYYRRDNWRAQLNFENLFNTEYFTAADEFQFATPGAPFAVTAKFALDF from the coding sequence ATGCACCATTGGTATCGTTTCTTGCAGGTTACGGGTGCTTTTGCTTTGGTGTTGGTTACCCAGGAAGTCTCTGCTCTGGGGGTTGCGGAGCCGCCGCCGGAGGACGTTGTTGAAACTCCGGCGGCCATTATTGCCCAGGCGGTGACAGTAATTACTGATGTGGCGATCGCTCAGACAGGTAACCAAGTGGAACTGCGCTTGAGCGCAACGACTCCCCTCGATAATGCCACGGTGACCCAGGGGGCCCAGGGGACTGAAATTATCATCCCCAATGCCACGGTTATCCAGCCGGAAGTATTGCAGGAATTTGCTCCAGAATCGGGCTTAGAGCAGATCGAGATTCGCAATCAGACGGACAATAATGTCCAAATTTTGATCCGCAGTGGCGATCGCCAAATTCAGACCCAACTGACTAGCACTGCGACGGGCTTAACCCTGAATATTGAGCCTGCAATTGTGGCCGCCGAAACAGATGGTGGTGCGATTGAAGCCTTTGAACTGGTGGTGACCGATACTGAGCAACCCTACAATCCCGCCAGTGCCACCACTGCCACTGGGCTAGATACGGCCCTGCGGGATATTCCCCAATCAATCCAAGTTATTCCCCAGGCTGTCCTCCGGGACCGCAATGTGACGGAACTCGGGGAAGCCCTCGAAACCAATGGGAGTATTGTTTCTAGGGGGGGAAGGGGAACCAGTGTCTTTGGCCCTGGCTTTCTGATTCGCGGTTTTCCCTCAGGGTCATCTATTTTTCGCGATGGCATTGGAGCCGTTTCCTTATCGGCTTTGGACACCAGCGATATCGAACGGGTAGAAATTCTCAAGGGGCCGGCTTCTGTTCTGTTTGGTCAAGGGGCTCCTGGTGGAGTAATTAATCTTGTTTCCAAGGAACCCCTAGCAGAACCTTTTATCGGCATTGAGGCCTCTGTTGGCAGTTTTGCGAACTATCGGGGCAATGTTGATCTGTCTGATGCTCTGACAGAGGACGGTTCAGCCCGGTATCGCTTGAATTTTAGCTATGGCAATTTCGGCAGTTTTCGCGATTTAGTCGATGGGGAACGGGTGGTACTCTCGCCTCGTTTAAGCTTCGATCTCAGTGAAAAGACGTCCCTCGACCTCTATGGGCAATATGCTTATACCCGCGAAACCATTGATGAGGGGATTCCTTTTACGGCCGCCGGGCCAGTGGATGTGCCCCGGCGTCGCTTTGTGGGGGAAGATTTTGGTGAGTTTTCTGAGCAACGCTTTGATGTGGGCTATGACTTGGGTCATAAGGTCAATGACCATCTTTCCCTTAGACATCGTCTCCAGTTTTTGCAGTACCGGCCCCGTCGTTATGCGCCCCTCTACACCGGATTTGATGAGACAACTGGTGACGTCGGTCGGTTGGCTTATTTCGCGGGTGGGCATTATCAGCGCTTCTTTACGAATATCGAGGCGATCGCCACCTTTGAAACGGGCAGCGTTAAACACCAAGTTCTCGGGGGGATCGAATACCGCAATACCCTAGAACAGCCAGAATTTCAGTTCAGTAATGATTACACACCGATTAATGTGTTTAATCCGGTATATACGGGGATTCCCTATGCGATCGCCCCAGAATTTTTCCGGGATGACACCATCAAAACGGTGGGGGTTTACATCCAAGATCAGATCGAGTTTTCACCTCAATTTAAAGCCCTAGCGGGTCTGCGCTATGACTTTGTGGAGCAGCTCCGGTCTACCCAAGACCTGGGCGGCCCCCGCAATGAATTTTTCCAGAGTGATGGTGCCCTGTCGCCCCGGTTGGGGGTTGTGTATCAACCCATTGAACCCCTTTCTTTGTATGCTTCCTATAGCCAATCCTTTGAGCCGAGCTTTGGGGCCAGTCGTAATGGGGATGGGTCTACTTTTGAGCCGGAACGAGGCCGCCAATGGGAAGTGGGAGTTAAGGCCGATTTCAGCGATCGCCTCAGTTTCACAGCCGCCGCCTTTGATATCCGCAAACAAAATATTTCCGTGCAGGATCCCAACAATCCCTTACTGTCGATTCAAACGGGGGAACAGACCAGCCGCGGCCTAGAGTTTAATCTCAATGGAGAATTAGCGACAGGTTGGAACGTGACGGCGGCCTATACCCTAATGGATGCCTTTGTGAGTGAAGATACGGATCCTGCCGTCGAAGGCCAAAGATTGCCGAATGTGCCCCAAAATCAGTTCAGTCTCTGGACGACCTACGATATCCCCCAGGGCTCCCTGGAAGGTTTGGGATTTGGCTTGGGCTTTTTCTATGTGGGCGATCGCCCGGGCACTCTCGACAATGCGTTTATGGTTCCCAGTTATTTTCGTACCGATGCGGCGATCTATTACCGGCGGGACAATTGGCGCGCCCAGTTGAACTTCGAAAATTTATTTAATACAGAATATTTCACCGCTGCCGATGAATTTCAGTTTGCGACCCCCGGTGCCCCTTTTGCGGTGACGGCCAAGTTTGCCCTGGATTTTTAG
- a CDS encoding periplasmic binding protein, probable iron compound transporter has protein sequence MKNQRQKSIFQFHTLGIILIAITYLTGCLPTAENPPISSDVESVSGVTDTETRTIEHAMGTTEVSATPKRIVVLTNEGTDMLIALGIKPVGAVKSWQGNPYYGYLSAELEDVPVIGDEFQPNLENIVALKPDLIIGSKVRQEQLYSKLQAIAPTVFSETIGAPWKDNLRLYAKALNREAEAETLLAQWDQRVASFKEQLDNEPPTVSLVRFLPGTTRIYYEQSFPGQIVAEVGLKRPQVQQKDGFVAEIGLESIQDLEADHLFYFTHNEGENKGDDTAEEWQNHPLWQRLAVVQNNRVYQVDDGEWTSSSGILAAHQVLDDLSAYIFGRASN, from the coding sequence ATGAAAAATCAGCGTCAAAAATCAATTTTTCAGTTTCATACCTTAGGGATAATTCTCATTGCAATCACTTATTTAACTGGCTGTTTACCAACTGCCGAAAATCCCCCAATATCCTCCGATGTAGAGTCAGTTAGCGGAGTTACTGACACAGAAACCCGCACCATTGAGCACGCCATGGGCACGACAGAAGTCTCAGCAACCCCCAAACGCATCGTGGTGCTGACCAACGAAGGGACAGACATGCTCATCGCCCTAGGGATCAAACCCGTAGGAGCAGTGAAGTCTTGGCAAGGAAATCCCTATTATGGCTATCTTAGTGCTGAATTAGAGGATGTTCCGGTGATTGGGGATGAATTTCAGCCAAATTTAGAAAATATTGTCGCCCTCAAGCCAGATTTAATTATTGGTTCTAAAGTGCGTCAAGAACAACTGTATTCCAAGCTCCAGGCGATCGCCCCGACTGTTTTTTCCGAGACCATCGGCGCCCCCTGGAAAGACAACCTCCGACTTTATGCCAAAGCCCTCAATCGCGAAGCCGAAGCAGAAACCCTATTGGCACAATGGGATCAACGGGTAGCCAGTTTCAAAGAACAATTAGATAACGAACCACCGACCGTTTCCTTAGTTCGTTTTTTGCCAGGAACAACTAGAATTTATTATGAGCAATCTTTTCCGGGGCAAATTGTCGCTGAAGTTGGCCTCAAAAGACCTCAAGTACAACAAAAAGATGGCTTTGTTGCGGAGATTGGTCTAGAAAGCATACAAGATCTAGAAGCCGATCATCTCTTTTATTTCACCCACAATGAAGGCGAAAATAAAGGAGATGATACCGCAGAAGAATGGCAAAATCATCCACTCTGGCAACGTCTTGCTGTGGTTCAGAATAATCGAGTTTATCAAGTAGATGATGGTGAATGGACAAGCTCTAGTGGTATTTTGGCCGCCCATCAAGTTTTAGATGATTTATCTGCATATATCTTCGGGAGGGCGTCTAATTAA